Within Alphaproteobacteria bacterium, the genomic segment AGCAAGGGTGAAAAATTCGGCCTCGTGATTGCCGATCCGCCTGCCTTCGTCAAATCGAAGAAGGATCTGGCCCAAGGCGCCAAAGGCTATCGCAAGCTGGCCAAGCTGGCCCAGGCCCTGGTCGAACCGGGCGGCTTCCTGGTGCTGGCTTCCTGCTCGCACCATATGACGCCGGACATGTTCTTGAAGGAATGCGTGCAGGGACTGGGCCGACGCCAAGGCCGCATCCTGCATCAAGGCGGCGCGGGGCCGGACCATCCGGTCCATCCCCACCTGCCCGAGTCTGCCTATCTGAAAGCGCTGTTCTTCCAGTTGGATTGAGGGTTTCAGCAGTCAGCAGTCAGCAGTCAGCAGTCAGCAGTCAGCAAGGATTATAGCTGAAAGCTACCTATTCACATCGATCAGCGTGCGGCCCTTGATCTCGCCCTTCAGGATCGACTTGGCCAGATTGGGCAGATCGGCCAGACCGGCGACGCTGGTCATGCCATCCAGCTTGTCCATCGGCATTTCCTTGGCCAAGCGATTCCAGGCGGTGGTGCGCTCGGGATATGGGCTGGCGCCCGAATCGATCCCCAGCAGATTGATGCCACGCAACAGGAAGGGAATGACGGTGGCGTTCAATTCGATGCCGCTGGCATTGCCGACCGACGCGCAAGAGCAGCGATGTTTGAGCGAGGCGAGAACCGTACTCAGGCTGGCGCCGCCCACATTGTCGATGGCGCCGATCCAGCGTTCCGACAGCATCGGTTTCTTGGCGGCTTCCGACAATTCCTTGCGATCAACGATGCTGGTCGCCCCCAGCGACTTCAGATAGTCGTGCTGTTCTGGCCGCCCGGTAGCAGCGGCAACGCGGTAGCCCAGATTGGCCAACACGGCGACGGCGACGCTGCCGACGCCGCCCGCCGCTCCCGTCACCAGCACTTCGCCGTCCTTCTTGGGATTAAGCCCATGTGCTTCCAGCGCCATCACCGCCAACATGGCGGTAAAGCCCGCCGTGCCCAGCGCCATGGCGCGCTTTGCATCCAATCCGCTTGGCATGGGCACCAGCCATTCGGCCTTGACGCGGGCTTTTTGCGACATGCCGCCCCAATGGCTTTCGCCCACCCGCCAACCGGTCAGAATCACCTTGTCGCCCGCCTTGTATTTGGGCGAGGCGCTTTCCAGAACGGTGCCCGAAAAATCGATGCCGGGAATATGCGGATATTTCGCCACCATCCGGCCCAGCCCGCTCAGGATCAAACCATCCTTGTAATTGATGGTGGTGTAATCGATGCCGACCGTCACGTCGCCCTCGGGCAACTGGCTGTCTTCCAGCGTGGTCAGTTGGGAAGTGACCTTGCCTTCGGCCTCGGTCAGAAGAATGGCTTTGAAGCTCATGGCGGTTTCCTTCGTCCTGGTGGTTTTCGCCTTTATACCACGCCAAGACGAAGAAGGAACATCACAGCGCTTCGACCCGCTCGATCACGAAACCGCGGTCGGGCGGG encodes:
- a CDS encoding oxidoreductase, producing MSFKAILLTEAEGKVTSQLTTLEDSQLPEGDVTVGIDYTTINYKDGLILSGLGRMVAKYPHIPGIDFSGTVLESASPKYKAGDKVILTGWRVGESHWGGMSQKARVKAEWLVPMPSGLDAKRAMALGTAGFTAMLAVMALEAHGLNPKKDGEVLVTGAAGGVGSVAVAVLANLGYRVAAATGRPEQHDYLKSLGATSIVDRKELSEAAKKPMLSERWIGAIDNVGGASLSTVLASLKHRCSCASVGNASGIELNATVIPFLLRGINLLGIDSGASPYPERTTAWNRLAKEMPMDKLDGMTSVAGLADLPNLAKSILKGEIKGRTLIDVNR